A genomic segment from Acidobacteriota bacterium encodes:
- a CDS encoding 5'-nucleotidase, lipoprotein e(P4) family yields MKLRARAAAPILLFLVAAGCAHHAQPLAVPVSGVETHENLHATLYVQTAAEYEAVALQTFRAARSLVEEALSRPGWTALSGRSTGDLPPAVIVDVDETVLDNSAYQARLILAGAEYDPASWKSWVDEAAAEAVPGALEFATWANSRGVTIFYVTNRDADEEPGTRRNLRSLGFPIGSGDVVLTKGEREGWGSDKETRREHVAATHRVVLLIGDDLGDFVPRTWTDVESRRAIIERTRERWGTSWLVIPNPTYGSWLSAVTYGEELASRDDRIEAWKNALEE; encoded by the coding sequence ATGAAACTCCGAGCTCGAGCCGCCGCCCCCATCCTTCTGTTCCTCGTCGCCGCCGGCTGCGCCCATCATGCGCAACCGCTCGCTGTGCCCGTCTCCGGCGTCGAGACTCACGAAAATCTGCACGCCACGCTCTACGTCCAGACCGCCGCCGAGTACGAAGCCGTCGCTCTCCAGACGTTCCGCGCTGCCCGGAGTCTCGTCGAGGAGGCGCTGTCGAGACCGGGCTGGACGGCCCTCTCGGGGAGGAGCACGGGGGATCTGCCGCCGGCAGTGATCGTCGACGTCGACGAGACGGTGCTCGACAACTCCGCCTATCAGGCGCGGCTGATTCTCGCGGGCGCCGAGTATGACCCGGCGAGCTGGAAGTCCTGGGTGGACGAAGCCGCGGCCGAGGCTGTGCCGGGAGCACTCGAGTTCGCGACCTGGGCAAACTCTCGCGGCGTGACCATTTTCTATGTGACCAATCGCGACGCCGACGAAGAACCGGGGACGAGACGGAACCTTCGGAGCCTCGGGTTTCCGATCGGGTCGGGCGACGTCGTGCTGACGAAGGGGGAGCGGGAAGGATGGGGCTCCGACAAGGAGACGCGACGCGAGCACGTCGCCGCGACCCATCGCGTCGTTCTGCTCATCGGTGACGATCTGGGAGACTTCGTCCCGAGAACATGGACCGACGTGGAGAGCCGTCGCGCCATCATCGAACGGACCCGGGAGAGGTGGGGAACCAGCTGGCTCGTGATTCCGAATCCGACTTACGGCTCATGGCTCAGCGCAGTGACCTATGGGGAGGAGCTGGCGAGCCGCGACGATCGAATCGAGGCATGGAAGAACGCTCTCGAAGAATGA
- a CDS encoding amidohydrolase: MIIDCHTHLNRYEEGQPASLEERYRLMKAEMERHGVDYALVLTSYKDDENRPSLDQILDVVGTDPMIGIVAGVSYVNYRAHDLANLRSLLRTKRIKGLKLYPGYEPFYPHDPRMRVVYELAGEFGVPVMIHTGDTYDPKGKVKYAHPLEVDEVAVDFRDVTFVICHLGNPWVTDTMEVIYKNENVVADFSGLTLGHFEERFERFMLAQLNEFVAFAGDPSKLLFGTDWPVADMGDYVRFVRQLNLSETETDLILWRNAARIFKIDVEQKQDIKGDIPEKISPRRSANRPDR; encoded by the coding sequence ATGATCATTGACTGTCACACGCATCTCAACCGTTATGAAGAGGGCCAGCCGGCATCGCTCGAGGAACGTTACCGTCTGATGAAGGCGGAAATGGAACGCCACGGAGTCGACTACGCACTCGTGCTGACCAGCTACAAGGACGACGAAAACCGTCCGTCGCTCGACCAGATCCTCGACGTCGTCGGGACGGATCCGATGATCGGTATCGTCGCCGGGGTGAGTTACGTGAACTATCGTGCTCACGATCTCGCCAACCTGAGAAGCCTTCTCCGAACGAAGCGGATCAAAGGACTCAAGCTCTACCCGGGCTACGAGCCCTTCTATCCACACGATCCCCGGATGCGTGTCGTCTATGAGCTCGCGGGTGAATTCGGCGTTCCCGTGATGATCCACACCGGCGACACGTACGATCCCAAGGGAAAGGTCAAGTACGCCCATCCGCTCGAAGTCGATGAGGTTGCAGTCGACTTTCGAGACGTCACGTTCGTCATCTGTCACCTTGGCAACCCGTGGGTGACGGACACGATGGAAGTCATTTACAAGAACGAGAACGTCGTGGCCGATTTCTCCGGACTTACTCTCGGACATTTCGAGGAAAGATTCGAGCGATTCATGCTCGCGCAACTCAACGAGTTCGTCGCGTTCGCGGGAGATCCATCAAAGCTCCTGTTCGGAACCGACTGGCCGGTTGCGGACATGGGCGACTACGTCCGCTTCGTACGCCAACTCAACCTCAGCGAGACCGAGACCGATCTGATCCTCTGGAGAAACGCCGCTCGGATTTTCAAGATCGACGTCGAACAAAAGCAGGACATCAAAGGAGATATCCCTGAAAAAATCAGTCCCAGACGGTCTGCGAATCGTCCAGATCGATGA